Proteins encoded in a region of the Geoanaerobacter pelophilus genome:
- a CDS encoding TVP38/TMEM64 family protein — protein sequence MSAGQTGKKIALVLGFAGLLAFFYFSGLGRFLTLATLKANREALALYYADHRLLMVGSFIGVYIVQTALSLPGAALMSLAAGAIFGAFSGTLYSVIGATVGATAAFLATRYLLHDMMQRRFGERLEGINRELERRGLNYLLFLRLVPVFPFFLINLAAALTRLPFRTFFIGTFLGIIPGGFVFCNAGASLASVSSLSEVASPRVLGSFALLGLFALLPALYAKFRERGENHE from the coding sequence ATGTCTGCCGGACAGACAGGTAAGAAAATTGCGCTTGTCCTGGGTTTTGCCGGGCTGCTGGCTTTTTTCTATTTTTCAGGGCTTGGCAGGTTCCTGACCCTGGCCACCCTCAAGGCCAACCGGGAGGCGCTGGCATTGTATTACGCCGACCATCGTCTGCTGATGGTTGGCTCCTTCATCGGCGTCTATATCGTCCAGACCGCGCTTTCGCTTCCCGGAGCCGCACTGATGTCGCTGGCTGCCGGCGCGATCTTCGGGGCCTTCAGCGGTACCCTCTATTCGGTCATCGGTGCCACCGTGGGGGCCACGGCTGCCTTTCTTGCCACTCGCTACCTGCTGCATGACATGATGCAGCGCCGGTTTGGTGAACGGCTGGAAGGGATCAACCGCGAACTGGAGCGGCGTGGCCTGAACTACCTGCTGTTTCTCCGGCTGGTGCCGGTATTCCCCTTTTTCCTGATCAATCTTGCCGCAGCCCTCACCAGGCTGCCGTTTCGCACTTTTTTCATCGGCACCTTCCTTGGGATCATCCCCGGCGGTTTCGTCTTCTGCAATGCCGGCGCCAGTCTCGCTTCGGTCAGCAGCCTGTCGGAAGTGGCCTCGCCGCGAGTCCTCGGTTCGTTTGCCCTGCTGGGGCTGTTCGCGCTGTTACCGGCACTTTACGCCAAATTCAGGGAGAGAGGGGAAAACCATGAATAG
- a CDS encoding alpha-ketoacid dehydrogenase subunit beta, which translates to MPEMTYRDALNLALKEELRHDPSVVVWGEDVALYEGSFKVTRGLLAEFGEERVKDTPISENTIVGVAVGAAMGGLRPVAELMTVNFALLAMDQIINHMAKISFMFGGQTFLPMVVRMPGGGGSQLAAQHSQSLESYFMHCPGLKVAYPAFPADAKGLLKTAIRDNNPVIFLEHELLYNSKGEVPADPEFLVPFGQANIVREGSDVTIVAYARMTILALQAADELAKEGVSCEVIDLRTLSPLDTTTLIASAQKTGRAVVVEECWRTAGLGGDIAHRIHEACFDTLLAPVKRVAGLDVPMPYSREIEKICIPQAANIIAAVKEALHGH; encoded by the coding sequence ATGCCTGAAATGACTTATCGCGACGCCCTGAATCTGGCCTTGAAGGAAGAGCTGCGCCACGACCCTTCGGTAGTGGTCTGGGGCGAGGATGTGGCGCTGTACGAAGGCTCCTTCAAGGTGACGCGGGGATTATTGGCTGAATTCGGCGAAGAGCGGGTCAAGGATACGCCGATCTCGGAGAACACCATCGTCGGCGTGGCAGTCGGCGCGGCCATGGGTGGCCTGCGGCCGGTGGCAGAGCTGATGACGGTCAACTTCGCCCTGCTGGCCATGGACCAGATCATCAACCATATGGCCAAGATCAGCTTCATGTTCGGCGGCCAGACCTTTCTCCCCATGGTGGTGCGGATGCCTGGGGGCGGCGGCAGCCAGCTGGCGGCCCAGCATTCGCAAAGCCTGGAGAGCTATTTCATGCACTGCCCAGGACTGAAAGTGGCCTACCCGGCCTTCCCGGCTGATGCCAAGGGGCTTTTAAAAACCGCCATCCGCGACAACAACCCGGTGATCTTCCTGGAGCATGAGCTGCTCTACAACAGCAAGGGGGAGGTGCCGGCAGATCCGGAGTTTCTGGTGCCGTTCGGCCAGGCCAACATCGTGCGTGAGGGCTCGGACGTCACCATTGTTGCCTATGCGCGGATGACCATCCTGGCGCTGCAGGCTGCAGATGAGCTGGCCAAGGAAGGGGTGAGCTGCGAGGTCATTGACCTGCGCACCCTCAGCCCGCTGGATACGACAACCTTGATCGCCTCGGCGCAAAAGACTGGCCGGGCAGTGGTGGTAGAGGAATGCTGGCGCACCGCCGGACTCGGTGGCGACATTGCCCACCGGATTCACGAGGCCTGCTTCGACACCCTGCTGGCACCGGTAAAGCGGGTAGCCGGACTGGACGTGCCGATGCCGTATTCGCGGGAGATCGAAAAAATCTGCATTCCGCAGGCGGCGAACATTATCGCAGCAGTGAAGGAGGCTCTCCATGGCCATTGA
- a CDS encoding arsenosugar biosynthesis-associated peroxidase-like protein — protein MNSYYDPADLGKFSEIGKEAPHLATKFFDYYQAVFSEGELTEREKALIALAVAHSVQCPYCIDAYTQSCLEKGSNLAEMTEAVHVANAIRGGASLVHGIQMRKVAEKLSQ, from the coding sequence ATGAATAGTTACTACGATCCGGCAGACCTCGGCAAGTTTAGCGAGATCGGCAAGGAAGCGCCTCATCTGGCGACGAAGTTCTTCGATTACTACCAGGCGGTCTTTAGCGAGGGGGAACTGACCGAGCGGGAAAAGGCACTCATCGCCCTGGCTGTGGCCCATAGCGTACAGTGTCCCTATTGTATCGATGCCTACACGCAATCATGCCTGGAAAAGGGTTCCAATCTGGCGGAGATGACCGAGGCGGTCCATGTGGCCAATGCCATCAGGGGGGGCGCGTCACTGGTGCACGGGATCCAGATGCGCAAGGTTGCGGAGAAGCTTTCCCAGTGA
- a CDS encoding DedA family protein, which yields MLHEAMNWLVTTIGAMGYPGVFILMAMESSLIPVPSELVMPPAGYLAQKGEMNMVVAILCGTVGSLVGAYANYFASHYLGRPLVLKYGKYVLISPEKFARVETFFHKHGEISTFIGRLLPVVRHLISIPAGLAGMNHLRFSLYTLAGAGIWCTILTLIGYVIGKEQQLIMQYSHQAVLGVLVFSALLIAVYVWLHRRKAAKAE from the coding sequence ATGCTGCATGAAGCAATGAACTGGCTGGTCACAACAATCGGCGCCATGGGTTATCCCGGCGTCTTCATCCTGATGGCCATGGAGAGCTCCCTGATCCCGGTTCCCAGCGAGCTGGTGATGCCGCCGGCAGGCTACCTTGCCCAAAAGGGGGAGATGAACATGGTTGTCGCCATCCTCTGCGGCACGGTCGGCAGCCTGGTCGGCGCCTATGCCAACTACTTTGCCTCTCATTATCTCGGCCGACCGCTGGTGCTGAAATACGGAAAATATGTCCTGATCTCTCCGGAGAAATTCGCCAGGGTCGAGACATTCTTCCACAAGCATGGCGAGATTTCAACCTTCATCGGCAGGCTGCTGCCGGTGGTGCGCCATCTGATCTCCATTCCGGCCGGACTGGCCGGGATGAACCACCTCCGCTTCTCGCTCTACACCCTGGCCGGGGCCGGGATCTGGTGCACCATCCTGACCCTGATCGGCTACGTGATCGGCAAGGAGCAACAGCTGATCATGCAGTACTCGCATCAGGCGGTGCTTGGTGTGCTCGTTTTCAGCGCACTGCTGATTGCTGTTTATGTCTGGCTGCACCGCCGGAAAGCTGCGAAAGCCGAATAG
- a CDS encoding ferritin family protein yields the protein MNAINYMIEFEEDGLHLYDALACDCANDELKTTFNLLADSQRKHLTELLELRDRVGVGGANSVLVERVANVPNGFKRLLESHDIHRELKSDPDAVWHILNAEEDYIKLLDGMAKSEPVTEVRELMLRMVEDEREHLEKIVNIYDFIKAPHTYLEWGEFSNLHPL from the coding sequence ATGAACGCCATCAACTACATGATCGAATTCGAGGAAGATGGCCTTCACCTGTATGACGCTCTGGCGTGCGACTGCGCCAACGACGAGCTGAAGACAACATTCAACCTGCTGGCAGATTCGCAGAGGAAACACCTTACCGAACTGCTTGAATTAAGGGACCGGGTTGGCGTTGGCGGGGCAAACTCGGTACTCGTTGAGCGGGTAGCCAATGTCCCGAACGGATTCAAGCGGCTGCTGGAGAGCCACGACATCCATCGCGAACTGAAGAGTGATCCTGATGCTGTCTGGCATATCCTGAACGCCGAAGAGGATTACATAAAGCTGCTTGACGGGATGGCAAAGAGTGAGCCGGTAACAGAGGTGCGCGAGCTGATGCTGAGGATGGTGGAGGACGAGCGGGAGCACCTGGAAAAAATCGTCAATATCTATGATTTTATCAAGGCGCCGCATACCTATCTCGAATGGGGCGAGTTCAGTAACCTGCACCCTTTGTAG
- a CDS encoding AAA family ATPase gives MNILKINLKNCYGIQSLDQEFDFASTNPIKPKAKAYAIYAPNGLMKTSFSKTFEDLAKGNAPKEERYNRPSTYVVESDGNAIQKEEIYVVKSEIDIKADSPAITNILVNPASKARYDELLIDLDKQKNKLIGSLQKSSKVAKKEIEREILNDWAIGDFPTCIRTIKATTVEDDLSPYEYNTIFDPKAIEVLKSQEFISKASEFNERYQELFSQAGTIYQKGVFNPTKAETSFTTLDKQGYFAGGHRVHLRGESDSIDKEALNQKLQAIHARIDGDEELKKLRASLAKNAQAQALTDLIESLSASQVEFILEKLQPRNQAQFRKDLWSYYIQNNTDASTYLESYAANKEELERIEADAALAAPRWTEAVELFNDRFVDMPFTLTISNQTQAVLGKEKAELKFTFRDGTDMVEWKRSELKTLSQGEKRALYLLNFIFEVESRKLANQETIFIIDDIADSFDYKNKHAIVQYLDDLCNTGYFYQIILTHNFDFFRTLANNFVHRDRCLMANRNSSSITLAKAEGIKNYFIGKWKNNVATSDCILCATIPFIRNLIEYTKGESDPDYLTLTSLLHWMNNTDTITVGEYLTIYNSLFGTSHDSSNTRSMKDLLFTKANEICAHSTHDGLNLEDKVLLSIATRMQAEIFLTTELRRLKRDSSYWFEGKEQFGNLIKEYSALTPSARELRTLEKVSITVSSNIHLNSFMYEPILDLTIDHLISLYNEVCGLSHI, from the coding sequence ATGAACATCTTAAAGATTAACCTCAAAAACTGCTACGGCATCCAATCCTTGGATCAAGAATTTGACTTTGCTTCAACAAACCCGATAAAACCAAAAGCCAAAGCCTACGCTATCTATGCTCCCAATGGATTGATGAAGACGTCTTTTTCAAAGACTTTTGAAGATCTCGCAAAAGGAAACGCACCTAAAGAAGAGCGCTATAACCGTCCATCAACGTATGTTGTTGAGTCGGATGGTAACGCTATTCAAAAGGAGGAAATCTATGTTGTTAAGTCGGAAATCGACATCAAAGCGGATAGTCCTGCCATCACAAATATTCTTGTAAACCCTGCAAGCAAGGCAAGATACGACGAGCTTCTTATCGACCTCGACAAGCAGAAAAACAAGCTCATCGGTTCTCTTCAGAAGTCATCGAAGGTCGCAAAAAAGGAAATAGAGCGAGAAATTCTTAACGACTGGGCTATAGGAGATTTCCCTACTTGCATTAGAACAATTAAAGCAACCACTGTCGAAGATGACTTGAGTCCATATGAATACAACACCATTTTTGACCCCAAAGCCATCGAAGTTCTTAAAAGCCAGGAATTCATATCAAAGGCGAGCGAATTCAATGAACGCTACCAAGAACTTTTTAGTCAAGCCGGAACGATTTACCAAAAAGGTGTCTTCAATCCCACGAAGGCTGAAACATCATTTACCACACTCGACAAGCAGGGATACTTTGCAGGAGGCCATCGTGTTCATCTGAGAGGTGAGTCAGACTCCATTGACAAAGAAGCCCTAAATCAGAAACTACAAGCAATCCATGCAAGAATTGATGGCGATGAGGAACTTAAAAAACTGCGCGCAAGCCTTGCCAAAAACGCCCAAGCTCAGGCACTAACCGATCTCATAGAAAGCCTTTCAGCGTCCCAGGTTGAATTTATTTTAGAGAAACTTCAACCTCGGAATCAGGCGCAGTTCCGCAAAGACCTTTGGTCCTACTACATCCAGAACAACACAGATGCATCAACTTACCTTGAGTCGTATGCTGCAAACAAAGAAGAACTTGAACGCATTGAAGCAGATGCTGCGCTGGCCGCGCCCAGATGGACTGAAGCTGTTGAGCTTTTCAATGATCGCTTTGTAGATATGCCCTTTACTCTCACAATATCCAATCAAACACAGGCTGTACTAGGCAAAGAAAAAGCCGAGCTGAAATTTACTTTCAGAGATGGCACCGATATGGTCGAATGGAAACGATCTGAACTTAAAACTCTCAGCCAAGGTGAAAAACGCGCCCTCTACCTCCTCAATTTTATTTTTGAAGTTGAATCCAGAAAACTGGCAAACCAAGAGACAATTTTTATTATCGATGATATTGCCGATTCATTTGACTACAAAAACAAGCATGCCATCGTCCAATACTTGGACGACCTTTGCAACACCGGATATTTTTACCAGATCATTCTGACCCACAATTTTGACTTCTTCAGAACTCTCGCAAACAACTTTGTTCACCGAGATAGATGTCTTATGGCCAACCGCAACAGTTCCTCCATCACGCTTGCCAAAGCAGAGGGAATCAAAAATTACTTCATTGGAAAATGGAAAAACAATGTAGCGACTAGTGATTGCATTCTTTGTGCAACTATTCCATTTATTCGGAACTTGATTGAATACACCAAGGGAGAAAGTGACCCTGATTATCTGACGCTTACCAGTCTTCTGCATTGGATGAATAATACAGACACAATTACTGTTGGTGAATACCTGACAATTTACAATAGTCTATTTGGAACAAGTCACGATTCTAGCAACACTCGATCCATGAAGGATTTACTTTTCACAAAAGCGAATGAAATTTGTGCTCACTCTACACATGATGGATTAAATCTGGAAGACAAAGTATTGCTGTCTATCGCGACACGCATGCAAGCAGAGATATTTTTGACTACCGAGCTTCGCAGGCTAAAAAGAGATTCAAGCTACTGGTTTGAGGGAAAGGAACAGTTCGGCAACCTTATAAAAGAGTACTCAGCTCTAACTCCTTCTGCACGCGAACTGCGCACACTGGAAAAAGTTAGTATCACAGTGAGTTCCAACATCCACCTAAACTCGTTTATGTATGAGCCAATTCTTGATCTAACAATTGACCACCTAATTAGCCTTTACAATGAAGTCTGTGGATTATCCCATATTTAA
- a CDS encoding dihydrolipoamide acetyltransferase family protein translates to MAIEVVMPKLSDTMTEGVFGSWKKSIGDQVQRGEVIAEVETDKAVMDLEAFASGILLEQRVHSGELVPVGTVIGLIGSAGEAVAKAEPEPPVSRIGIGPEKIISSEELPAAPPLVESVPAKNGHHEELAGPVVRRKAREMGIDLSQLQGSGPGGRILLEDLERYSGVILAHSEAAIAESLPPEQAEPPATSSFHKGEPPADSEQPLSKMRAAIARSVDKAWREIPHFSVTMEVDMEAAREVRRELKASGTPVSINDMVIKGAALALKAFPMVNAVFGGDRIILHGEINIGIAVSLEEGLLVPVIRGCDRMTLAEIALSSERLIKRARSGQLSENELSGGTFSISNLGMYGVTTFSAVIHPSQGAILAVGALRETVIVKNGQPASSRIMNLNLSADHRLLDGAYAARFLKELKHILENPVRLLL, encoded by the coding sequence ATGGCCATTGAAGTTGTCATGCCCAAGCTCTCTGACACCATGACCGAAGGGGTGTTCGGCTCCTGGAAAAAAAGCATCGGCGACCAGGTGCAGCGAGGCGAGGTCATTGCCGAAGTAGAGACCGACAAGGCAGTGATGGACCTGGAGGCGTTTGCCTCTGGCATTCTGCTGGAGCAGCGGGTGCATAGCGGCGAACTGGTGCCGGTAGGTACGGTGATCGGCCTGATCGGCTCGGCCGGAGAAGCGGTCGCCAAGGCAGAACCGGAGCCGCCGGTATCACGGATCGGCATCGGCCCGGAAAAAATCATCTCTAGCGAAGAGTTGCCGGCCGCCCCTCCGCTTGTCGAATCAGTGCCGGCCAAAAACGGCCACCATGAAGAGTTAGCCGGGCCGGTAGTGCGGCGCAAGGCACGGGAGATGGGGATCGACCTGTCACAACTTCAGGGGAGCGGACCTGGAGGGCGTATCCTGTTGGAAGACCTGGAGCGCTACAGTGGCGTGATCTTGGCCCATTCCGAGGCCGCAATTGCCGAGTCTCTGCCTCCCGAGCAAGCGGAGCCGCCTGCAACCAGCAGCTTCCACAAGGGCGAACCTCCGGCCGACAGCGAACAGCCACTTTCCAAAATGCGCGCCGCAATTGCCCGCTCCGTTGACAAGGCATGGCGCGAAATCCCCCATTTTTCCGTGACCATGGAAGTCGATATGGAGGCAGCACGAGAGGTGCGGCGGGAGCTGAAAGCGAGCGGCACGCCGGTATCGATCAACGATATGGTAATCAAGGGAGCGGCGCTGGCACTGAAGGCGTTTCCCATGGTAAATGCCGTTTTCGGCGGAGACCGGATTATCCTGCATGGTGAGATCAACATCGGCATTGCCGTAAGCCTTGAGGAAGGGCTGCTGGTGCCGGTAATCAGGGGATGCGACCGGATGACGCTGGCTGAGATCGCCCTCTCCTCCGAGCGGTTGATCAAGCGCGCCCGGAGCGGTCAATTGAGTGAGAACGAACTGTCGGGAGGAACCTTTTCCATCTCCAACCTGGGGATGTACGGTGTCACTACTTTCTCCGCAGTCATCCATCCGTCACAGGGGGCGATTCTTGCAGTCGGCGCGCTGCGCGAAACAGTGATCGTGAAAAACGGCCAGCCGGCTAGCAGCAGGATCATGAACCTGAACCTTTCAGCTGATCACCGGCTGCTGGACGGTGCCTATGCCGCCAGGTTTCTCAAAGAGCTGAAGCATATCCTGGAAAACCCGGTCAGGCTGCTGCTCTAA
- the pdhA gene encoding pyruvate dehydrogenase (acetyl-transferring) E1 component subunit alpha has product METRLRAVLPDHELIRLYQQMVLSREFEESCAEQYTKGHITGFLHLYSGQEAVAVGATAGLHKDDYILSAYREHAQAIVRGAEPRRVMAELLGKATGICKGKGGSMHLFDPSLNFMGGYAIVGGQFPIAVGLAFSAKYRKEDRIAACFFGDGAVNQGTFHESLNWARLWELPVLFVCENNFYGIGTEVHRSSAMASIHRRTCGYDIQSEKVDGMDVIAVYKAVKYGAEKVRETGLPYFIEATTYRFRGHSMADPAKYRSAAEHEVWKSRDPIPAFAKSLLQEGIATQAQLDAILTTAQATVQEAVQFAEQSPWPSDSAVYEDIYV; this is encoded by the coding sequence ATGGAAACCAGGCTGCGCGCAGTTCTGCCCGACCATGAATTGATAAGGCTTTACCAACAGATGGTGCTGTCTCGGGAATTCGAGGAGTCATGCGCCGAGCAGTACACCAAGGGGCATATCACCGGCTTCCTCCACCTTTATAGCGGCCAGGAGGCGGTAGCCGTGGGAGCCACGGCCGGGCTGCACAAGGACGACTACATCCTGTCCGCCTACCGCGAGCATGCCCAGGCCATTGTCCGCGGGGCCGAGCCGCGGCGGGTGATGGCCGAGCTGCTCGGCAAGGCCACCGGCATCTGCAAAGGCAAGGGTGGCTCGATGCACCTTTTTGACCCCAGCCTTAACTTCATGGGCGGCTACGCCATTGTCGGCGGCCAGTTCCCGATAGCCGTCGGCCTGGCGTTCAGCGCCAAGTACCGCAAGGAAGACCGGATCGCCGCCTGCTTTTTCGGCGATGGCGCGGTCAACCAGGGAACCTTTCACGAATCGCTCAACTGGGCCCGTTTGTGGGAACTGCCGGTGCTGTTCGTCTGCGAAAACAACTTCTACGGCATCGGCACCGAGGTGCACCGCTCCTCGGCCATGGCCTCGATCCACCGCCGCACCTGCGGCTACGACATCCAGTCGGAGAAAGTGGACGGCATGGATGTCATCGCGGTGTACAAAGCGGTAAAGTACGGGGCAGAGAAGGTGCGGGAAACCGGGCTCCCCTACTTTATCGAGGCAACTACCTACCGGTTCCGCGGCCATTCCATGGCCGACCCGGCCAAGTACCGCTCGGCGGCCGAGCACGAGGTGTGGAAATCCCGCGACCCGATCCCGGCCTTTGCCAAAAGCCTGTTGCAAGAGGGGATCGCTACCCAGGCACAGCTAGACGCTATTCTGACCACAGCCCAGGCCACGGTGCAGGAGGCGGTACAGTTCGCCGAACAGTCCCCCTGGCCTTCTGATTCGGCGGTGTACGAGGATATTTACGTGTGA
- a CDS encoding methyl-accepting chemotaxis protein produces MKVKTLLLLGIVGNVAILAAILLVFLFTSNSNSRNINEMVYGDMPVLLGLNEALAQGARCSIATRNVVINPADTKTRENFKEAAKLMDAAFDEAIKASSDDPSMKAEIEKLKKQGEEYRTIAWEIQEVSAAGNRDQSVAMMKEKEVPLWRELRSKVMDIVKKNKASFKSASVNITGTMRTGTILMITLCVLGIVIVLVNSVLIARNIFKQLGGEPAEVSHVARAIADGNLAISLKKGQSGIYGAMEIMLGNLRQVLELVNRTSQEVAAAAVELNANAQQTATASHEVVEQTNTVAVAGEEMAATSSDIAHNCHNAAESSSHASSTAQNGAEIIRNTIANMESIAVKVRNSAEVVEQLGVRSEQIGEIVGTIEDIADQTNLLALNAAIEAARAGEQGRGFAVVADEVRALAERTTKATREISEMIKSIQNETKAAVGVMNEGVRDVAQGTSEAGQSGEAITEILGQIDQVTMQISQIATAAEEQTATTQEISKNMQQISDVVAMSARSSQEISQSASQLTRLSVDLQSLLEKFRLT; encoded by the coding sequence ATGAAAGTAAAAACCTTACTGCTGTTGGGAATTGTCGGTAATGTCGCGATACTGGCAGCGATCCTCCTTGTGTTTCTGTTTACGAGCAACAGCAATTCGCGCAACATCAACGAGATGGTCTACGGTGATATGCCGGTGCTGCTCGGCTTGAACGAGGCGCTTGCCCAAGGTGCCCGTTGCAGCATAGCCACACGCAACGTGGTCATCAATCCTGCAGACACCAAGACGCGAGAGAACTTCAAGGAAGCGGCAAAGCTTATGGATGCGGCTTTCGACGAAGCGATTAAGGCCAGTAGCGACGACCCGTCCATGAAGGCGGAAATCGAGAAGCTCAAGAAGCAGGGCGAGGAATATCGTACTATCGCCTGGGAGATCCAGGAGGTCTCTGCAGCCGGAAACCGCGATCAGTCAGTTGCCATGATGAAGGAAAAGGAGGTTCCTCTCTGGCGGGAGCTGCGCAGCAAGGTCATGGATATCGTCAAGAAGAACAAAGCCAGTTTCAAAAGCGCCTCGGTCAATATTACCGGCACCATGAGGACCGGGACCATCCTGATGATAACCCTGTGTGTGCTAGGCATTGTCATTGTGCTGGTCAACTCTGTGCTGATCGCCCGCAATATCTTCAAGCAGTTGGGGGGTGAGCCGGCTGAAGTGTCGCATGTTGCTCGTGCCATTGCCGACGGAAATCTGGCCATATCTTTGAAAAAAGGTCAGAGCGGCATCTATGGCGCCATGGAGATCATGCTCGGCAATCTGCGGCAGGTCCTGGAGCTTGTCAATCGTACATCCCAAGAGGTTGCTGCGGCAGCTGTCGAGTTGAATGCCAATGCCCAGCAAACAGCCACCGCCTCCCATGAAGTGGTGGAGCAGACCAATACCGTGGCAGTTGCCGGTGAGGAAATGGCGGCGACCAGCTCGGATATCGCCCATAATTGCCACAATGCCGCGGAAAGTTCGTCACACGCCAGCAGTACCGCGCAGAACGGTGCTGAGATCATTCGTAATACCATTGCCAATATGGAGAGCATTGCGGTAAAGGTGCGCAATTCCGCTGAGGTGGTTGAGCAGCTGGGGGTCCGGTCCGAACAGATCGGCGAGATCGTTGGCACCATTGAAGACATTGCGGATCAGACCAATCTTCTGGCGCTAAACGCCGCCATAGAAGCAGCCCGTGCCGGCGAGCAGGGGCGCGGCTTTGCCGTGGTGGCCGACGAAGTGCGGGCCCTGGCCGAGCGCACTACCAAGGCAACCCGCGAAATCAGCGAGATGATCAAGTCGATCCAGAATGAAACCAAGGCTGCTGTGGGGGTCATGAACGAAGGTGTGCGTGATGTTGCGCAGGGAACGTCGGAAGCGGGCCAGTCAGGGGAAGCGATAACGGAAATCCTGGGGCAGATCGATCAGGTAACAATGCAGATCAGCCAGATTGCAACCGCGGCAGAAGAGCAGACCGCAACGACTCAGGAGATATCCAAAAATATGCAGCAAATCTCCGATGTCGTTGCCATGAGCGCCAGGAGCTCCCAGGAGATATCGCAATCAGCATCGCAACTGACACGGCTGTCGGTTGACTTGCAATCGCTGTTGGAAAAGTTCCGCCTGACGTGA
- the arsS gene encoding arsenosugar biosynthesis radical SAM (seleno)protein ArsS (Some members of this family are selenoproteins.), translating to MTPDCSDSVGCSGIRPFSSCLANHGLVLTRDNATTLQINVGLNCNLSCRHCHHSAGPGRTETMSRETMAAVTAYAARVPFAAIDVTGGAPELVPGIADFLAELATVSQRLMFRTNLVALHDHGGDELVRHCAALKVALFASLPSINEGQADGQRGSGVFATSVAMLRRLNEAGYGIQGSGLELNLAANPAGAFLPTGQQAAERRFRQELTRRYGVEFTNLVTFANVPLGRFRDWLETSGNLAGYLEKLAAGFNPCTVAGLMCRSQAVIDWRGYLFDCDFNLAAGLPLGGRPIHVSELSGPPPAGLAVPTGDYCYACTAGAGFTCGGAISS from the coding sequence GTGACTCCGGATTGCAGCGATAGCGTCGGTTGTTCCGGAATCAGGCCGTTCTCCAGCTGCCTTGCCAATCACGGTCTGGTGCTGACCCGTGACAATGCCACTACTCTCCAGATAAACGTGGGGTTGAACTGCAACCTGTCATGCCGCCATTGTCACCATTCCGCAGGCCCCGGTCGGACAGAGACGATGAGCCGTGAGACAATGGCCGCGGTCACGGCCTATGCCGCCAGGGTGCCTTTTGCTGCCATTGATGTCACCGGTGGCGCTCCGGAACTGGTGCCGGGGATTGCCGATTTCCTGGCGGAACTGGCCACTGTCTCGCAACGGCTGATGTTCCGTACCAACCTGGTGGCGCTCCATGATCATGGCGGGGATGAACTGGTCAGACATTGCGCTGCACTCAAGGTGGCCCTGTTTGCCTCGCTCCCCTCGATCAATGAGGGCCAGGCTGATGGCCAGCGAGGCTCCGGGGTTTTTGCCACCAGCGTGGCGATGTTGCGCCGCTTGAACGAGGCGGGTTACGGCATCCAGGGAAGCGGCCTGGAGCTGAACCTGGCCGCCAACCCAGCCGGCGCCTTTCTCCCCACAGGTCAGCAGGCTGCAGAGCGCCGTTTCCGGCAGGAACTGACGCGGCGTTACGGCGTAGAATTCACCAATCTGGTTACCTTTGCCAATGTGCCGTTGGGAAGGTTTCGCGACTGGCTGGAAACCTCCGGGAACTTGGCCGGTTACCTGGAAAAGCTAGCGGCAGGCTTCAACCCCTGCACTGTTGCCGGCCTGATGTGCCGCAGCCAGGCGGTAATCGACTGGCGCGGCTATCTCTTTGACTGCGATTTCAACCTGGCCGCAGGTCTGCCACTCGGCGGCAGGCCGATCCACGTCAGCGAACTGTCCGGGCCACCTCCTGCCGGTTTAGCCGTTCCGACCGGCGACTACTGTTACGCCTGCACCGCCGGGGCCGGGTTTACCTGCGGCGGTGCAATCTCTTCCTAA